ttaaatggctgtttCCAAAAGCATAGCTGTATTAGTCACTTGCAGCAAAACTGGCAGTCTTCTGGCATTTTGAATGccaacagattttaaaaacatattccGTAATAAATTTCTTGGTATTGagtaaggtgccacaagactgtcATATTTGTATTTTTCACAATGGTGAACGATCTACTCACTTTCACACATAATTTTGTGATTAAACATTTCTGTATGattgtttaaaatacttctcTCTCCCATAATTAGGATTACCTGATGGAAATTTTTATGCAgcaaaacagaacaacaacaatgaatctATTAATTCTCCATGGCTTTGGGGACCTCCAggaacttcagttttttgtttttccactgTTTTTAGGAATTTATGGAATAACAATGGtcgggaattttcttattttaataTCTGTATCAGTTGATAAGAAACTTCACACTCCCATGTATTTCTTTATTGGCAATTTATCATTCTTGGAACTCTGGTATACCTCAAACATTAGCCCAAAAATGTTGGTGGATTTACTGAGCAAGGACAAGACCATTTCAGTGACAGGCTGCATCATACAGCTATACATTTTCTGTGCCCTGGGAACTGTTGAATGCTTTCTCTTGTTGCTCATGTCATATGATCGTTATCTTGCCATCTGTAATCCACTGCACTATGCCAAATCAATGAATTGGAATTGTTGCCTTAAATTAACTGCTGGCACATGGTTATGGGGCTTCCTATTAGCTGCTGGGCTGAACATCATTGTCTCCACGTCTTTAACACTTTGTGGCCCCAATCAGGTCGAT
The window above is part of the Zootoca vivipara chromosome 13, rZooViv1.1, whole genome shotgun sequence genome. Proteins encoded here:
- the LOC132592910 gene encoding olfactory receptor 10A7-like; its protein translation is MNLLILHGFGDLQELQFFVFPLFLGIYGITMVGNFLILISVSVDKKLHTPMYFFIGNLSFLELWYTSNISPKMLVDLLSKDKTISVTGCIIQLYIFCALGTVECFLLLLMSYDRYLAICNPLHYAKSMNWNCCLKLTAGTWLWGFLLAAGLNIIVSTSLTLCGPNQVDHFFCDLTPLLKLSCSDIHLAEVAIFVACFAVSLVPFLLTITSYVSIILTIFKIPSSSGKKKAFSTCSSHLIVVSSFYGTLGITYAVSIGTQSVELNKILSLLYTVLTPMFNPIVYSLRNKEVKETLRMLLSKASAFIN